One Amorphoplanes digitatis genomic window carries:
- a CDS encoding glycosyltransferase: MILVSLVLAVFAAVTLWWTMHAWRTPETLASTRFAPPDGAHRLTFSLLVPARHEQAVLERTVERLLESSHEGFEIIVIVGHDDPETAEVAHRVAATAPGRILVVTDTSEHKNKPRALNAALPYCRGDVVGVFDAEDQVDPALLEHVDHAFRSTGADVVQGGVQLINFHSSWYSLHNCLEYFFWFRSRLHLHAEKGFIPLGGNTVFVRTDVLRAANGWDGTCLAEDCDLGVRLSSRGAKVVVAYDSAIVTREETPGTLRSLLKQRTRWNQGFLQVYRKGEWRRLPGFGQRMLARYTLTQPFLQAFSGVVIPIGIAIAVWAELPVFVALITFIPVIPMAANLVFQTVGLRDFGKQYGMRIRWHHYTRLIVGFFPYALVLAAAALRAVWREYTGRRDWELTAHTGAHLVESGVAA; this comes from the coding sequence ATGATTCTGGTTTCGCTGGTGCTCGCGGTGTTCGCCGCGGTCACCCTCTGGTGGACGATGCACGCCTGGCGCACGCCGGAGACGCTGGCCTCGACCCGCTTCGCGCCGCCCGACGGCGCGCACCGGCTGACGTTCTCCCTGCTGGTGCCCGCCCGGCACGAGCAGGCGGTGCTGGAGCGCACCGTCGAGCGCCTGCTCGAGTCGTCGCACGAGGGCTTCGAGATCATCGTCATCGTGGGTCACGACGACCCGGAGACCGCCGAGGTGGCGCACCGGGTGGCGGCCACCGCGCCCGGCCGCATCCTGGTGGTGACCGACACCAGCGAACACAAGAACAAGCCGCGTGCGCTCAACGCCGCGCTGCCGTACTGCCGCGGCGACGTGGTCGGTGTCTTCGACGCCGAGGACCAGGTGGACCCGGCGCTGCTGGAGCACGTCGACCACGCCTTCCGGTCCACCGGCGCCGACGTGGTGCAGGGCGGCGTGCAGCTCATCAACTTCCACTCCAGCTGGTACAGCCTGCACAACTGCCTGGAGTACTTCTTCTGGTTCCGCAGCAGGCTGCACCTGCACGCCGAGAAGGGCTTCATCCCGCTCGGCGGCAACACGGTCTTCGTCCGCACCGACGTGCTGCGCGCCGCGAACGGCTGGGACGGCACCTGCCTCGCCGAGGACTGCGATCTGGGCGTGCGGTTGTCCAGCCGGGGTGCCAAGGTGGTCGTCGCGTACGACTCGGCGATCGTGACCCGGGAGGAGACGCCCGGCACGCTCAGGTCGCTGCTCAAGCAGCGCACCCGGTGGAACCAGGGCTTCCTCCAGGTGTACCGCAAGGGTGAGTGGCGCCGGCTGCCGGGCTTCGGCCAGCGCATGCTCGCCCGCTACACCCTGACCCAGCCGTTCCTGCAGGCCTTCTCCGGCGTCGTGATCCCGATCGGCATCGCCATCGCCGTCTGGGCCGAGCTCCCGGTGTTCGTCGCCCTGATCACCTTCATTCCGGTCATCCCGATGGCGGCCAACCTGGTCTTCCAGACGGTCGGGCTGCGCGACTTCGGCAAGCAGTACGGCATGCGCATCCGCTGGCACCACTACACCCGCCTGATCGTCGGCTTCTTCCCGTACGCGCTGGTGCTCGCCGCGGCGGCGCTGCGCGCGGTCTGGCGCGAATACACCGGGCGGCGCGACTGGGAACTGACCGCGCACACCGGTGCGCACCTGGTGGAGAGCGGTGTCGCGGCATGA
- a CDS encoding alpha/beta fold hydrolase produces MPDVRSNGIQLRYETLGEHDAPALLLIMGLGAQLIDWPQDFCELLAARGLRVIRFDNRDAGLSSALPQLGVPDVRGILGGDRTTVPYLLADLAADAAGLLDALGVERAHVTGLSLGGMIAQQLTIDHPDRVASLCSIMSTTGDHSVGRPTPEAAALLGMPPAPSREAAIANSIASSRVIGSPGFPATEEELLLRATAKYDRAYNPLGTIRQYAAALASPDRTAALRGVTAPTVVIHGEDDPLIAVSGGRATAQAVPGAELLVIPGMGHDLPRAAWPRIVDAIVGNTERAVAR; encoded by the coding sequence GTGCCCGACGTGCGGTCAAACGGCATCCAGCTGCGCTACGAGACGCTCGGCGAGCACGACGCGCCCGCGTTGCTGCTGATCATGGGCCTGGGCGCCCAGCTGATCGACTGGCCGCAGGACTTCTGCGAGCTGCTCGCGGCGCGCGGCCTGCGGGTGATCCGCTTCGACAACCGCGACGCGGGCCTGTCGAGCGCCCTGCCGCAGCTGGGCGTGCCCGACGTGCGGGGGATCCTCGGCGGTGACCGCACGACGGTGCCGTACCTGCTCGCCGACCTCGCCGCCGACGCCGCGGGCCTGCTGGACGCCCTCGGCGTCGAGCGGGCGCACGTGACCGGCCTGTCGCTGGGCGGCATGATCGCCCAGCAGCTCACCATCGACCACCCGGACCGGGTGGCCAGCCTCTGCTCGATCATGTCGACGACCGGCGACCACTCGGTCGGCCGCCCGACGCCGGAGGCCGCGGCCCTGCTGGGCATGCCGCCGGCGCCGAGCCGGGAGGCGGCCATCGCGAACTCGATCGCCTCGTCGCGCGTCATCGGCTCGCCCGGCTTCCCGGCCACCGAGGAGGAGCTGCTGCTGCGCGCGACCGCGAAGTACGACCGCGCCTACAACCCGCTCGGCACCATCCGCCAGTACGCCGCGGCGCTCGCCTCGCCCGACCGCACGGCGGCCCTGCGCGGCGTCACCGCGCCGACCGTCGTCATCCACGGCGAGGACGACCCGCTCATCGCGGTCAGCGGCGGCCGGGCGACGGCGCAGGCCGTGCCGGGCGCCGAGCTGCTCGTCATACCGGGAATGGGCCACGACCTGCCGCGGGCCGCCTGGCCGCGGATAGTCGACGCCATCGTCGGTAACACCGAACGCGCGGTCGCCCGATAG
- a CDS encoding putative bifunctional diguanylate cyclase/phosphodiesterase, giving the protein MQQVRVGRAWSIWMGLGTLACLGYPLLASAGAKAVLSCLIGLASVLVMVVGVRRNRLADPRPWYVFVASQVLTVLGDVTYVIQGRILGEHPFPAWSDAFYLAGFPFLIAALYALARGRRRRELSGLVDTAIIAAGLGLVYWIFVIGPILGDPATPLLTRLATVGYPTASVLLIAVVARLVTRSGRPTPSDWLLIAGSVLTLAANVINTLLPDVRVVAGDYVYTGFLFAYVFWAGAALHPSVRVERREPGTERFGRVRLAVLTCSTLVVPAMLFLQGTRPGRPVSWLAIGIGAVVLFVLVLVRMDGFVSQVQAQAGRLEILAMHDELTGLANRRRFEQRVREALETGSPQVAMLDLTGFKAVNDRYGHTVGDRLLSAVAARLSAGLRQGDLAARMGGDEFAILVPDATQAEGDAMVARICAALGVPFQAGGHELLVGASVGVAGADGTRDAVELLRRADVAMYAAKAGGDSRRRYAPELDDEAGEAARLGAAMRIALDTGQFRLVYQPIVSLPDGRRVSVEALIRWEHPERGFVSPADFIPVAEQNGLIVELGAWVLRTACAQAVVWRATLGDRAPERMGVNVSARQLAEPGFPELVAAVLARTGLEPQRLTLEITETAVFGGGRAVQAVKDLRELGVRIALDDFGTGHSSLGLLQTVPVDVLKVDKSFVDDITLAGREAVIATALIQVSHGLGLTAVAEGVETAEQATELHRLGYRLAQGYHFGRPVAEPDFLASPTTVAV; this is encoded by the coding sequence GTGCAGCAGGTGCGTGTCGGCCGTGCGTGGTCGATCTGGATGGGGCTGGGCACGCTGGCGTGCCTCGGCTACCCCTTGCTGGCCTCGGCCGGCGCCAAGGCGGTCCTCTCCTGCCTGATCGGCCTGGCATCGGTGCTGGTCATGGTCGTGGGGGTGCGCCGCAACCGGCTTGCCGACCCCCGGCCCTGGTACGTCTTCGTCGCGAGCCAGGTCCTCACCGTGCTGGGCGACGTCACCTACGTGATCCAGGGCCGGATCCTCGGCGAACACCCGTTCCCGGCCTGGTCGGACGCCTTCTACCTGGCCGGCTTCCCGTTCCTGATCGCCGCCCTGTACGCCCTGGCCCGGGGCCGGCGCCGGCGGGAGCTGTCCGGGCTGGTGGACACGGCGATCATCGCGGCCGGGCTCGGGCTGGTCTACTGGATCTTCGTCATCGGCCCGATCCTCGGCGACCCGGCGACGCCGCTGCTCACCCGGCTGGCCACGGTCGGCTACCCGACCGCCAGCGTGCTGCTGATCGCGGTGGTGGCCCGCCTGGTGACCCGGTCCGGCCGGCCTACGCCCAGCGACTGGCTGCTGATCGCCGGCAGCGTCCTGACGCTGGCCGCCAACGTCATCAACACGCTGCTGCCCGACGTCCGGGTCGTCGCCGGCGACTACGTGTACACCGGCTTCCTGTTCGCCTACGTCTTCTGGGCCGGCGCGGCCCTGCACCCCTCGGTGCGGGTGGAGCGCCGCGAGCCGGGAACGGAACGGTTCGGCAGGGTGCGGCTGGCCGTGCTGACCTGCTCGACGCTCGTCGTACCGGCGATGCTCTTCCTGCAAGGCACCCGGCCGGGCCGGCCGGTGAGCTGGCTGGCGATCGGTATCGGCGCGGTCGTGCTCTTCGTGCTCGTGCTCGTGCGGATGGACGGCTTCGTCTCGCAGGTGCAGGCGCAGGCCGGCCGGCTCGAGATCCTGGCGATGCACGACGAGCTCACCGGGCTGGCCAACCGCCGCCGGTTCGAGCAGCGGGTCCGCGAGGCCCTCGAAACCGGCTCACCGCAGGTGGCGATGCTCGACCTGACCGGGTTCAAGGCGGTCAACGACCGGTACGGCCACACGGTCGGGGACCGGCTGCTGTCCGCCGTCGCCGCGCGCCTCTCGGCCGGCCTGCGGCAGGGCGACCTGGCCGCCCGGATGGGCGGCGACGAGTTCGCGATCCTGGTACCCGACGCGACGCAGGCCGAGGGCGACGCGATGGTCGCCCGGATCTGCGCCGCGCTGGGCGTGCCGTTCCAGGCCGGCGGCCACGAGCTGCTGGTCGGCGCGAGCGTCGGCGTCGCGGGCGCCGACGGTACGCGCGACGCGGTCGAACTGCTGCGCCGCGCGGACGTCGCGATGTACGCGGCCAAGGCCGGCGGCGACAGCCGGCGCCGCTACGCACCGGAGCTCGACGACGAGGCGGGCGAGGCGGCCCGGCTCGGCGCCGCCATGCGGATCGCTCTGGACACCGGCCAGTTCCGGCTCGTCTACCAGCCGATCGTCTCGCTGCCTGACGGCCGCCGGGTCTCGGTCGAGGCGCTGATCCGCTGGGAGCACCCGGAGCGCGGCTTCGTCAGCCCCGCCGACTTCATCCCGGTCGCGGAGCAGAACGGGCTCATCGTCGAGCTGGGCGCCTGGGTGCTGCGGACCGCGTGCGCGCAGGCCGTCGTCTGGCGCGCCACCCTCGGCGACCGCGCGCCCGAGCGGATGGGCGTGAACGTCTCCGCCCGCCAGCTCGCCGAGCCGGGCTTTCCCGAGCTCGTCGCCGCAGTGCTGGCCCGGACCGGGCTGGAGCCGCAGCGCCTGACCCTGGAGATCACCGAGACCGCCGTCTTCGGCGGCGGCCGGGCCGTGCAGGCGGTCAAGGACCTGCGGGAGCTCGGCGTCCGGATCGCCCTCGACGACTTCGGCACCGGGCACTCCTCGCTGGGCCTGCTGCAGACGGTGCCCGTCGACGTGCTCAAGGTCGACAAGTCCTTCGTGGACGACATCACCCTGGCCGGCCGGGAGGCGGTCATCGCCACCGCGCTGATCCAGGTCTCGCACGGCCTGGGCCTCACGGCGGTCGCCGAGGGCGTGGAGACCGCCGAGCAGGCCACCGAGCTGCACCGCCTCGGTTACCGGCTCGCGCAGGGCTACCACTTCGGCAGGCCGGTGGCCGAGCCGGACTTCCTCGCCAGCCCGACCACCGTCGCCGTCTAG
- a CDS encoding LacI family DNA-binding transcriptional regulator codes for MSRGSTAGEPAPANRNVTLRDVARFAGVSVATASKALNGQPQVRAETRARVIQAAEQLSFSPNTIAQSLITQRTGTVGLLTSDLEGRFSIPILMGAEDAFGSDQTSVFLCDARDDAIREKHHLRALLSRRVDGLIVVGARPDTRTSLGRELPVPVVYAYAPSDDPRDLSLVTDNVGGGRMAVDHLLRCGRRRIAHITGDPDYGAAQDRARGALERLAEEGLEPAGGEVWFGMWSEAWGRGATRMLLERCTDVDAIFAGSDEIARGVLDVLHEERIDVPSRVAVIGFDNWKVLAANARPPLTTIDLNLEQLGRIAAQRLSAAMEGNPGSGVETVPGRLVTRESTAPLR; via the coding sequence TTGTCAAGAGGTTCGACAGCCGGTGAGCCGGCGCCCGCCAACCGCAATGTCACCCTGCGTGACGTCGCGCGCTTCGCCGGCGTCTCGGTCGCCACCGCGTCCAAGGCGCTCAACGGCCAGCCGCAGGTGCGCGCCGAGACCAGGGCGCGCGTCATCCAGGCGGCCGAGCAGCTGTCCTTCTCGCCGAACACCATCGCGCAGAGCCTGATCACGCAGCGCACCGGAACGGTCGGCCTGCTCACCTCCGACCTTGAGGGCCGCTTCTCCATCCCGATCCTGATGGGCGCCGAGGACGCGTTCGGCTCGGACCAGACCTCGGTCTTCCTCTGCGACGCCCGCGACGACGCGATTCGCGAGAAGCACCATCTGCGCGCGCTGCTGAGCCGCCGCGTCGACGGGCTCATCGTCGTCGGCGCCCGGCCCGACACCCGGACGTCACTGGGGCGGGAACTGCCGGTTCCGGTCGTCTACGCGTACGCGCCCTCGGACGACCCGAGGGACCTGTCGCTGGTCACCGACAACGTCGGTGGCGGCCGGATGGCGGTGGATCATCTGCTGCGGTGCGGCCGCCGCCGGATCGCGCACATCACCGGCGACCCGGACTACGGCGCCGCGCAGGACCGCGCGCGCGGCGCGCTGGAGCGGCTCGCCGAGGAGGGCCTCGAGCCGGCCGGCGGCGAGGTCTGGTTCGGCATGTGGTCCGAGGCGTGGGGCCGCGGCGCCACCCGCATGCTGCTGGAGCGCTGCACCGACGTCGACGCGATCTTCGCCGGCTCCGACGAGATCGCCCGCGGCGTCCTTGACGTGCTGCACGAGGAGCGCATCGACGTCCCGTCGCGGGTCGCGGTGATCGGCTTCGACAACTGGAAGGTCCTCGCCGCCAACGCCCGGCCGCCGCTGACCACCATCGATCTGAACCTGGAGCAGCTCGGCCGGATCGCCGCGCAGCGGCTGTCCGCGGCGATGGAGGGCAACCCCGGCTCCGGCGTCGAGACCGTGCCGGGCCGCCTGGTCACCCGCGAATCCACGGCCCCGCTGCGCTGA